Proteins from a genomic interval of Oncorhynchus mykiss isolate Arlee chromosome 21, USDA_OmykA_1.1, whole genome shotgun sequence:
- the LOC110500882 gene encoding uncharacterized protein LOC110500882 isoform X1 — MDLEDSDQEKGMEEEVEVEAEKPDAQLKEEKKVMSGKAPKKSADQGTEEVAFCSPRAHYPDKYQNRAAVIQLLHEELRKSQLYPSGMEEDACFPILINFMRNLTDRQWKVIQEGMRNPTTKVQLAKMCRKIAKTVSHIAVEILIPTLAQILELDSAGEASSSPSLTGSECANIGSIQEHVVKLNEDGLPKRPGSGRHYYSSHTPTPRSSTSSQTSLQRAHRVDVRLTDPLNALFGITEATILQTLGDQSCSPGLTRSLVRDVVSQVNSDISLIISCSSSGKSRPVLCDTGRRYAMQAAQKLVSVICAKLRRFGITGQAAPQAKTNPSKENVDIEASLAPLTGEVMAVMVNSRECQGGEQGTMDVLREITHKVNVLASRDSVGGLLEDSLAEEKNLKETVSSGSLVSPNILILSPSEKKLGSPVMTTIEKFSSGELKSEATNAISEVLIRSSRSLSAQMSACTPEHSCNLASERNLPAMPELLTTTINVGSEASEIMDSFLSDMTCIAQSDFTKMKALPAALNLSKRLQNTLRGFYSRLLAPNSSERDKEENLEQAKNISAPTLIQKLFGSNKNERMLPGIISPGEVALHRHQSESSRPMALSPQIIQFHLDSTTKEVVSTIVSCYKPEVPEEELTYSHEKMSSDTSLLATEFVDHVIAWLKVISAASSATSSSESLCVSPNALICELSSETFQTQAVKRVKQVLIESVRCFSNSGSSSISESHTSLVSQSDFGIQQDSSSTSFMSMDSSSFGVVAAVVKDMKSLLQTTESTDSLQPTDSALLHGTTSYSETSSKSWQSGVAISDFKLWSTAQTIYRHLRNNLREFFIRHHQPDVKTTDAIIMQAKKSSSQILLAIQEEMTRSEELMTSRELVQLHGIVGMMLEGVETICSEDDTEQEWQELQRPSTSLSTASKGSRSQRLSNTHTLPGTPMSTELLDSSFPVIRSTCIDASDDIASGASLSDLGKTLNGVVSFIIEHLDPEVMQQITSPDSNLTSLEELISKEKIHSLCHDLVAQLESLIREQNSIPLIKSVAVAKCVSDTVLLNLARRENQVGKPFSSKLIYMFAEELVKQLLLPLILPPSLWEMDQEASLYDVPSSSSSHRSSSSTTSLVTVLDGSSSLVSASSSQVYDDTVNLFTSAICHQVMDNISGASSHTVEDNIHDREASIIATGSVEQAQSDSSSPRAVKQGKWRFRFLPKFSKFRLNLKDLEDSHQEKGMEEEVEAEIPDAQLKEEKKVMCGKAPKKSADQGTEEGSSVAFCSPRAHYPDKYRNRAAVIQLLHEELRKSQLYPSVMEEDACFPILINFMRNLTDRQWKVIQEGMRNPTTKVQLAKMCRKIAKTVSHIAVEILIPTLAQILELDSAGEASSSPSLTGSECANIASIQEHVVKLNEDGLPKRPGSGRHYYSSHTPTPRSSTSSQTSLQRAHRVDVRLTDPLNALFGITEATILQTLGDQSCSSGSPGLTRSLVRDVVSQVNSDISLIISCSSSGKSRPVLCDTGRRYAMQAAQKLVSVICAKLRRFGITGQAAPQAKTNPSKENVDIEASLAPLTGEVMAVMVNSRECQGGEQGTMDVLREITHKVNVLASRDSVGGLLEDSLAEKNNLKETVSSGSLVSPNILILSPYEKKLGSPVMTTIEKFSSGELKSEATNAISEVLIRSSRSLSAQMSACTPEHSCNLASERNLPAMPELLTTTINVGSEASEIMDSFLSDMTCIAQSDFTKMKALPAALNLSKRLQNTLRGFYSRLLAPNSSERDKEENLEQAKNISAPTLNQKLFGSNKSERMLPGIISPGEVALHRHQSESSRLMALSPQIIQLHLDSTTKEVVSTIVSCYKPEVPEEELTYSHEKMSSDTSLLATEFVDHVIAWLKVISAASSATSSSESLCVSPNALICELSSETFQTQAVKRVKQVLIESVRCFSNSGSSSISESHTSRVSQSDFGIQQDSSSTSFMSMDSSSFGVVAAVVKDMKSLLQTTESTDSLQPTDSALLHGTTSYSETSSKSWQSGVAISDFKLWSTAQTIYRHLRNNLREFFIRHHQPDVKTTDAIIMQAKKSSSQILLAIQEEMTRSEELMTSRELVQLHGIVGMMLEGVETVCSEDDTEQEWQELQRPSTSLSTASKGSRSQRLNNTHTLPGTPMSTELLDSSFPVIRSTCIDARDDIASGASLSDLGKTLNGVVSFIIEHLDPEVMQQITSPDSDLTSLEELISKEKIHSLCHDLVAQLESLIREQNSIPLIKSVAVAKCVSDTVLLNLARRENQVGKPFSSKLIYMFAEELVKQLLLPLILPPSLWGLDQEASLYDVPSSTSSHRSSSSTTSLVTVLDGSSSLVSASSSQVYDDTVNLFTSAICHQVMDNISGASSHTVEDNIHDREASIIATGSVEQAQSDSSSPRAVKQGKWRFRFLPKFSKFRLNLKCFRRRNKKQVQPSEEAQDQIKVPQEEDHCILPNTVPKAVMAPLPESCLSTSQPKEKKHKPSIFVRMFSAINKCFWNTLKCQSNK; from the exons ATG GACTTGGAAGATAGCGACCAGGAGaaagggatggaagaggaggtggaggtggaggcagagAAACCAGACGCTCAACTAAAGGAAGAGAAGAAGGTCATGTCTGGCAAG GCCCCCAAAAAATCAGCAGACCAAGGCACTGAAGAAG TGGCATTCTGTTCACCCCGAGCTCACTATCCAGATAAATACCAAAACAGAGCGGCCGTAATTCAACTCTTACATGAGGAATTACGCAAGAGTCAACTTTACCCCTCAGGAATGGAAGAGGACGCCTGCTTCCCAATCCTCATCAATTTCATGAGGAATCTCACTGATAG GCAGTGGAAGGTGATTCAGGAGGGCATGAGAAATCCT ACAACCAAAGTACAACTTGCCAAAATGTGTAGGAAGATAGCGAAAACGGTTTCCCACATTGCAGTAGAGATCCTCATCCCGACCCTTGCACAAATATTAGAGCTGGATTCCGCTGGAGAAGCTAGTTCCTCTCCCTCGCTGACTGGATCAGAGTGCGCCAACATTGGAAGCATCCAGGAACATGTGGTGAAATTGAATGAAGATGGTCTACCTAAGAGGCCTGGCAGTGGCAGACATTATTACAGctcccacacacccactccacgtTCTTCCACAAG TTCCCAGACGTCGTTGCAGAGGGCACATCGAGTAGACGTTCGACTGACAGATCCTCTGAATGCCCTCTTTGGGATCACAGAGGCCACAATTCTCCAAACGCTGGGTGATCAATCCTGCTCACCTGGATTGACCAGATCTTTGGTCAGAGATGTCGTGAGTCAGGTGAACTCTGACATCTCACTGATCATCTCCTGTTCCAGCTCAGGTAAATCAAGACCAGTGTTGTGTGACACTGGCAGGCGATATGCCATGCAGGCCGCCCAGAAGCTGGTGTCTGTTATCTGTGCCAAGTTGCGGAGGTTTGGAATCACTGGACAGGCTGCGCCTCAAGCCAAAACCAATCCATCTAAGGAGAATGTGGACATTGAGGCTTCTCTTGCACCATTGACAGGAGAGGTCATGGCTGTTATGGTCAACTCCAGAGAATGCCAGGGAGGAGAGCAAGGAACAATGGATGTGCTTCGAGAAATAACACACAAAGTAAATGTTTTGGCTTCAAGGGATAGTGTTGGTGGTCTTCTGGAAGACTCCCTAGCAGAGGAAAAAAATCTGAAAGAGACTGTATCCTCTGGCAGCTTGGTGAGTCCAAACATCCTCATACTTTCACCTTCTGAGAAAAAGCTTGGATCTCCTGTAATGACAACCATAGAGAAATTCTCCAGTGGTGAATTGAAGTCAGAAGCCACTAACGCTATTAGCGAAGTGCTCATTAGGTCTAGCAGAAGTCTATCTGCACAAATGTCTGCTTGCACACCTGAGCATTCATGTAATCTGGCCAGTGAAAGGAATCTGCCAGCTATGCCAGAACTTTTAACAACTACAATTAATGTAGGTTCTGAAGCCTCTGAAATTATGGATTCCTTTCTGAGCGATATGACATGTATCGCACAATCAGATTTCACAAAAATGAAAGCTCTACCAGCGGCCCTTAACCTTTCTAAAAGGTTGCAGAATACGCTGAGGGGATTTTACTCTCGACTTTTGGCCCCTAACAGCTCAGAACGAGACAAAGAGGAGAATCTAGAGCAAGCTAAAAACATTTCTGCTCCTACTTTGATCCAAAAGTTATTTGGATCCAACAAGAATGAGCGTATGCTTCCAGGGATCATATCACCAGGAGAAGTGGCTCTTCATAGACATCAGAGCGAAAGCTCCAGACCTATGGCTCTTAGCCCTCAGATCATTCAGTTTCACCTCGACTCTACCACTAAGGAGGTTGTGAGCACAATTGTGTCATGTTACAAGCCAGAAGTTCCTGAGGAAGAATTGACATATTCACATGAAAAGATGTCATCGGATACGTCCCTTTTGGCTACTGAGTTTGTGGACCATGTCATAGCTTGGTTAAAGGTCATCTCTGCCGCAAGTTCTGCAACTTCTTCATCAGAGAGTTTGTGCGTTTCTCCAAATGCATTAATTTGCGAACTCTCCAGTGAAACGTTTCAGACACAGGCTGTGAAACGAGTGAAACAAGTCCTAATTGAATCTGTCAGGTGCTTTTCCAACTCAGGAAGTTCCAGCATATCAGAGTCCCACACTAGTCTGGTCAGTCAATCAGATTTTGGCATTCAACAGGATTCCTCCTCAACTTCCTTTATGAGCATGGACTCATCCTCTTTTGGGGTTGTTGCAGCCGTTGTGAAAGACATGAAGAGCCTGTTGCAGACCACCGAATCAACTGATAGTCTACAGCCAACTGATTCTGCCCTTCTACATGGCACCACAAGTTATTCTGAGACATCAAGCAAGAGCTGGCAAAGTGGTGTTGCCATTTCTGACTTTAAACTTTGGTCTACAGCACAGACTATTTATAGGCACCTGCGGAACAACCTGAGAGAGTTTTTCATCCGGCATCATCAACCAGATGTAAAAACCACAGATGCTATCATAATGCAAGCCAAAAAAAGCAGCAGTCAAATCTTGCTTGCCATCCAAGAGGAAATGACCAGATCGGAGGAATTGATGACCTCACGGGAGCTGGTGCAACTCCATGGCATTGTGGGAATGATGCTGGAGGGTGTGGAGACAATTTGCAGTGAGGATGATACAGAGCAAGAGTGGCAAGAGCTTCAAAGGCCTTCAACTTCTTTATCTACTGCTTCAAAAGGCTCAAGGTCTCAGAGATTGAGCAATACTCACACTCTCCCAGGAACTCCAATGTCAACTGAGTTACTGGACAGTAGCTTCCCTGTCATTAGAAGCACATGTATTGATGCAAGCGATGATATTGCATCCGGGGCCTCATTGAGTGACCTAGGAAAAACCCTGAATGGTGTGGTGAGCTTCATCATTGAACATCTTGATCCTGAAGTGATGCAGCAGATCACTTCTCCAGACTCTAATCTAACATCACTAGAAGAACTTATCTCAAAGGAGAAGATTCACTCATTGTGCCATGACCTTGTTGCTCAACTTGAGAGCCTCATTCGGGAGCAGAACAGCATCCCACTAATCAAATCGGTGGCAGTCGCTAAGTGTGTCTCTGACACAGTTTTGCTTAACCTAGCAAGGAGGGAAAACCAAGTGGGGAAACCGTTCTCCTCCAAACTCATCTACATGTTCGCTGAGGAGTTAGTGAAGCAATTGCTGCTTCCTTTGATCTTGCCTCCCTCATTGTGGGAAATGGATCAGGAAGCTTCCCTTTACGATGTTCCGTCGAGCTCATCTAGTCACCGCAGCTCAAGTTCCACTACTTCTCTAGTGACTGTACTTGATGGTAGTAGCTCTCTGGTGTCTGCTAGTTCTTCGCAGGTTTACGATGACACAGTGAATCTGTTCACAAGCGCGATATGTCACCAAGTGATGGACAACATTTCTGGAGCCTCTAGTCACACAGTGGAGGACAACATCCATGACAGAGAGGCATCCATCATTGCTACTGGGTCTGTGGAGCAGGCCCAGAGTGATTCCAGTTCTCCTCGGGCTGTGAAACAAGGCAAATGGAGGTTCAGATTCCTCCCAAAGTTTTCCAAGTTCAGACTCAACCTCAAG GACTTGGAAGATAGCCACCAGGAGaaagggatggaagaggaggtggaggcagaGATACCAGACGCTCAACTAAAGGAAGAGAAGAAGGTTATGTGTGGCAAG GCCCCCAAAAAATCAGCAGACCAAGGCACTGAAGAAG GTTCCTCAGTGGCATTCTGTTCACCCCGAGCTCACTATCCAGATAAATACCGAAACAGAGCGGCCGTAATTCAACTCTTACATGAGGAATTACGCAAGAGTCAACTTTACCCCTCAGTAATGGAAGAGGACGCCTGCTTCCCAATCCTCATCAATTTCATGAGGAATCTCACTGATAG GCAGTGGAAGGTGATTCAGGAGGGCATGAGAAATCCT ACAACCAAAGTACAACTTGCCAAAATGTGTAGGAAGATAGCGAAAACGGTTTCCCACATTGCGGTAGAGATCCTCATCCCGACCCTTGCACAAATATTAGAGCTGGATTCCGCTGGAGAAGCTAGTTCCTCTCCCTCGCTGACTGGATCAGAGTGCGCCAACATTGCAAGCATCCAGGAACATGTGGTGAAATTGAATGAAGATGGTCTACCTAAGAGGCCTGGCAGTGGCAGACATTATTACAGctcccacacacccactccacgtTCTTCCACAAG TTCCCAGACGTCGTTGCAGAGGGCACATCGAGTAGACGTTCGACTGACAGATCCTCTGAATGCCCTCTTTGGGATCACAGAGGCCACAATTCTCCAAACGCTGGGTGATCAATCCTGCTCTTCTGGCTCACCTGGATTGACCAGATCTTTGGTCAGAGATGTTGTGAGTCAGGTGAACTCTGACATCTCACTGATCATCTCCTGTTCCAGCTCAGGTAAATCAAGACCAGTGTTGTGTGACACTGGCAGGCGATATGCCATGCAGGCCGCCCAGAAGCTGGTGTCTGTTATCTGTGCCAAGTTGCGGAGGTTTGGAATCACTGGACAGGCTGCGCCTCAAGCCAAAACCAATCCATCTAAGGAGAATGTGGACATTGAGGCTTCTCTTGCACCATTGACAGGAGAGGTCATGGCTGTTATGGTCAACTCCAGAGAATGCCAGGGAGGAGAGCAAGGAACAATGGATGTGCTTCGAGAAATAACACACAAAGTAAATGTTTTGGCTTCAAGGGATAGTGTTGGTGGTCTTCTGGAAGACTCCCTAGCAGAGAAAAACAATCTGAAAGAGACTGTGTCCTCTGGCAGCTTGGTGAGTCCAAACATCCTCATACTTTCACCTTATGAGAAAAAGCTTGGATCTCCTGTAATGACAACCATTGAGAAATTCTCCAGTGGTGAATTGAAGTCAGAAGCCACTAACGCTATTAGCGAAGTGCTCATTAGGTCTAGCAGAAGTCTATCTGCACAAATGTCTGCTTGCACACCTGAGCATTCATGTAATCTGGCCAGTGAAAGGAATCTGCCAGCTATGCCAGAACTTTTAACAACTACAATTAATGTAGGTTCTGAAGCCTCTGAAATTATGGATTCCTTTCTGAGCGATATGACATGTATCGCACAATCAGATTTCACAAAAATGAAAGCTCTACCCGCGGCCCTTAACCTTTCTAAAAGGTTGCAGAATACGCTGAGGGGATTTTACTCTCGACTTTTGGCCCCTAACAGCTCAGAACGAGACAAAGAGGAGAATCTAGAGCAAGCTAAAAACATTTCTGCTCCTACTTTGAACCAAAAGTTATTTGGATCCAACAAGAGTGAGCGTATGCTTCCAGGGATCATATCACCAGGAGAAGTGGCTCTTCATAGACATCAGAGCGAAAGCTCCAGACTTATGGCTCTTAGCCCTCAGATCATTCAGCTTCACCTCGACTCTACCACTAAGGAGGTTGTGAGCACAATTGTGTCATGTTACAAGCCAGAAGTTCCTGAGGAAGAATTGACATATTCACATGAAAAGATGTCATCGGATACGTCCCTTTTGGCTACTGAGTTTGTGGACCATGTCATAGCTTGGTTAAAGGTCATCTCTGCCGCAAGTTCTGCAACTTCTTCATCAGAGAGTTTGTGCGTTTCTCCAAATGCATTAATTTGCGAACTCTCCAGTGAAACGTTTCAGACACAGGCTGTGAAACGAGTGAAACAAGTCCTAATTGAATCTGTCAGGTGCTTTTCCAACTCAGGAAGTTCCAGCATATCAGAGTCCCACACTAGTCGGGTCAGTCAATCAGATTTTGGCATTCAACAGGATTCCTCCTCAACTTCCTTTATGAGCATGGACTCATCCTCTTTTGGGGTTGTTGCAGCCGTTGTGAAAGACATGAAGAGCCTGTTGCAGACCACCGAATCAACTGATAGTCTACAGCCAACTGATTCTGCCCTTCTACATGGTACCACAAGTTATTCTGAGACATCAAGCAAGAGCTGGCAAAGTGGTGTTGCCATTTCTGACTTTAAACTTTGGTCTACAGCACAGACTATTTATAGGCACCTGCGGAACAACCTGAGAGAGTTTTTCATCCGGCATCATCAACCAGATGTAAAAACCACAGATGCTATCATAATGCAAGCCAAAAAAAGCAGCAGTCAAATCTTGCTTGCCATCCAAGAGGAAATGACCAGATCGGAGGAATTGATGACCTCACGGGAGCTGGTGCAACTCCATGGCATTGTGGGAATGATGCTGGAGGGTGTGGAGACAGTTTGCAGTGAGGATGATACAGAGCAAGAGTGGCAAGAGCTTCAAAGGCCTTCAACTTCTTTATCTACTGCTTCAAAAGGCTCAAGGTCTCAGAGATTGAACAATACTCACACTCTCCCAGGAACTCCAATGTCAACTGAGTTACTGGACAGTAGCTTCCCTGTCATTAGAAGCACATGTATTGATGCAAGAGATGATATTGCATCCGGGGCCTCATTGAGTGACCTAGGAAAAACCCTGAATGGTGTGGTGAGCTTCATCATTGAACATCTTGATCCTGAAGTGATGCAGCAGATCACTTCTCCAGACTCTGATCTAACATCACTAGAAGAACTTATCTCAAAGGAGAAGATTCACTCATTGTGCCATGACCTTGTTGCTCAACTTGAGAGCCTCATTCGGGAGCAGAACAGCATCCCACTAATCAAATCGGTGGCAGTCGCTAAGTGTGTCTCTGACACAGTTTTGCTTAACCTAGCAAGGAGGGAAAACCAAGTGGGGAAACCGTTCTCCTCCAAACTCATCTACATGTTCGCTGAGGAGTTAGTGAAGCAATTGCTGCTTCCTTTGATCTTGCCTCCTTCATTGTGGGGCTTGGATCAGGAAGCCTCCCTTTACGATGTTCCGTCGAGCACATCTAGTCACCGTAGCTCAAGTTCCACTACTTCTCTAGTGACTGTACTTGATGGTAGTAGCTCTCTGGTGTCTGCTAGTTCTTCGCAGGTTTACGATGACACAGTGAATCTGTTCACAAGCGCGATATGTCACCAAGTGATGGACAACATTTCTGGAGCCTCTAGTCACACAGTGGAGGACAACATCCATGACAGAGAGGCATCCATCATTGCTACTGGGTCTGTGGAGCAGGCCCAGAGTGATTCCAGTTCTCCTCGGGCTGTGAAACAAGGCAAATGGAGGTTCAGATTCCTCCCAAAGTTTTCCAAGTTCAGACTCAACCTCAAG TGCTTCAGGCGGCGCAACAAAAAGCAGGTACAGCCCTCAGAGGAAGCCCAGGACCAGATTAAGGTTCCCCAGGAAGAGGACCATTGCATAT TACCCAACACAGTGCCAAAGGCTGTCATGGCTCCACTTCCAGAGAGTTGTCTCTCCACTTCTCAACCCAAGGAGAAGAAACACAAACCCTCCATCTTTGTCAGGATGTTCTCGGCCATCAACAAATGCTTTTGGAACACCTTAAAATGTCAATCTAACAAATAA